A single region of the Fusarium keratoplasticum isolate Fu6.1 chromosome 7, whole genome shotgun sequence genome encodes:
- a CDS encoding Carboxylic ester hydrolase, whose product MLFTTLALWASLAAAAPVCDTTNFITVDTSNGPITGHLADNSACVVEYLGIPYAKPPVGKLRFAPPERFTSREPYKAEKFGYDCPLSPSKKVDYPDMTPQAQDIISYFASNAGTPQSEDCLTLNIWSKATSNSVKANKPVLVFFYGGRFAIGNTNSPFYNGKYFADSEDIVVVTVNYRINIFGFPGGPGEANLGLRDQRAAVEWIRDNIWRFGGNPTKITIAGQSSGGVAVDYWTYAYQKDPIVNGIIAPSGNAFSFPVNAEGVPEKNWNTVVSAVGCGDAKDVMACMREADWEDIKAAAATVRPTSSSSVLRSIPPFYPKPDGKLVFSDYVSLTKAGSFAKVPILMGHNHNEDGYYRIPAYGNGVTPTNAQVTSFLLESFTCPVSYQAKARRGHGVSAWAYRYLADWDNTRLFPTSGAYHGVDLHMIFGASGDVSGIQPSADQKKLTKIMQHAWFTFSDNPTKGLMQLGWPQFDPNGKTLIELGKGTKPAVSFVKPSVYDAPCSTITMGALGTSS is encoded by the exons ATGCTCTTCACAACCCTTGCCCTATGGGCCAGCCTCGCGGCTGCTGCCCCCGTGTGCGACACCACCAACTTCATCACCGTCGACACGTCCAATGGTCCCATCACGGGTCACCTCGCTGACAACTCGGCGTGCGTGGTCGAGTACCTGGGCATCCCGTACGCAAAGCCCCCCGTGGGCAAGCTGCGCTTTGCTCCCCCTGAGCGCTTCACCTCTAGGGAACCCTACAAGGCGGAAAAGTTTGGCTATGACTGCCCCTTGTCGCCTAGCAAGAAGGTCGACTATCCTGATATGACGCCTCAGGCGCAGGATATTATTTCCTACTTTGCTAGCAACGCCGGCACTCCTCAGAGTGAGGACTGTTTGACTTTGAACATTTGGTCCAAGGCCACGTCCAACTCtgtcaaggccaacaagcCAGTGCTGGTGTTTTTCTACGGCGGAC GCTTCGCTATCGGAAACACCAACAGTCCTTTCTACAACGGCAAGTACTTTGCTGATTCTGAGGACATTGTTGTCGTCACCGTCAACTACCGCATTAACATCTTTGGCTTCCCCGGAGGCCCCGGAGAAGCCAACCTCGGCCTGCGTGATCAGCGTGCTGCCGTTGAATGGATCCGTGACAACATCTGGCGATTTGGCGGCAACCCTACCAAGATCACCATTGCTGGCCAGTCTTCTGGTGGCGTGGCTGTTGACTACTGGACCTACGCCTACCAGAAGGACCCCATTGTCAACGGCATCATCGCCCCTTCTGGAAACGCGTTTAGCTTCCCTGTCAACGCCGAGGGCGTCCCTGAGAAGAACTGGAACACGGTTGTCTCCGCTGTCGGATGTGGAgatgccaaggatgtcatgGCCTGCATGCGCGAGGCCGACTGGGAGGACATCAAGGCGGCCGCCGCCACTGTCAGGCCTACTTCCAGCTCTAGCGTCCTCCGATCCATCCCTCCCTTCTACCCCAAGCCCGACGGCAAGCTTGTCTTTTCCGACTATGTCAGTCTGACCAAGGCTGGCAGCTTTGCCAAGGTTCCCATTCTTATGGGTCACAACCATAACGAGGATGGCTACTACCGTATTCCCGCCTACGGCAACGGCGTCACTCCCACCAACGCCCAAGTCACTTCATTCCTCCTCGAGTCTTTCACCTGCCCCGTATCCTACCAGGCCAAGGCTCGGCGCGGCCACGGTGTTTCCGCGTGGGCCTATCGATACCTTGCTGACTGGGATAACACGCGTCTCTTCCCTACCAGCGGAGCCTACCATGGTGTGGATCTGCACATGATCTTCGGAGCTTCTGGAGACGTCAGCGGAATTCAGCCGTCGGCCGACCAGAAGAAGCTTACCAAGATTATGCAGCACGCCTGGTTCACTTTTAGCGACAACCCTACCAAGGGCTTGATGCAGCTTGGCTGGCCGCAGTTTGATCCCAACGGCAAGACTCTGATTGAGCTGGGCAAGGGCACCAAGCCTGCTGTCAGCTTCGTCAAGCCTTCGGTGTATGATGCACCCTGTTCGACGATTACCATGGGTGCGCTTGGCACCTCGTCATAA
- a CDS encoding Aa-trans domain-containing protein, with translation MSTSSEKDVKRDFGQDPEFQPAQSHADETIAHDAVFGEITDKGPNYRNVGWIGTVALMMKTQIGLGVLSIPAVFHSLGLVPGLIALIAIAVITTWSGYVVGTFKLRHPEVYGIDDAGALMFGRMGREVFGIAFCLFWIFVAGSGMLGISIALNAVSTHGACTAVFVAVAAIIGFGLASIQTLGRISWLAWVGLVCLLTAIFTVTIAVGVQDRPADAPQEGTWKSDYKIVNKGTPFTEAISAVSSLIFAYAGTPAYFAIAAEMRNPQHYTRSLIVCQAGMTITYIVIGCVVYVYCGSYVATPALGSAGAMIKKVAYGLALPGLIASTTLVIHYSAKYAFVRMLRGSKHLTSNSLTHWVTWIGCTTTATIIAYLIASGIPVFGGLVSLVGALLGTLMSFQPMGCMWLYDNWGRRREATLGWYLMVAYSVFVVISGTFLMIGGTYGSIVGIIDSMKETGGSPAWACADNSNSV, from the exons atgTCGACCTCCTCTGAGAAGGACGTGAAGCGCGACTTCGGCCAAGATCCCGAATTCCAGCCTGCCCAATCACACGCCGACGAGACCATTGCCCACGATGCCGTCTTTGGAGAAATCACTGACAAGGGCCCCAATTACCGCAAT GTCGGTTGGATCGGAACCGTCGCCCTCATGATGAAGACCCAGATCGGACTTGGTGTCTTGTCTATCCCCGCCGTCTTTCACTCTCTGGGTCTTGTTCCTGGACTGATTGCCCTTATCGCCATTGCTGTCATCACCACCTGGTCTGGATATGTCGTCGGTACCTTCAAGCTTCGTCACCCTGAGGTCTACGGCATTGATGATGCTGGCGCTCTCATGTTCGGTCGTATGGGTCGCGAAGTCTTTGGCATTGCCTTCTGCCTCT TCTGGATCTTTGTCGCTGGCTCTGGTATGCTCGGTATCTCTATCGCCCTCAACGCCGTCTCCACGCACGGCGCATGCACTGCCGTTttcgtcgccgtcgccgccatcatcggcttTGGTCTTGCTAGCATCCAAACTCTGGGCCGCATCAGCTGGCTTGCCTGGGTTGGATTGGTCTGCCTTCTCACTGCCATCTTTACTGTTACCATCGCCGTCGGTGTTCAAGACCGTCCCGCGGATGCCCCCCAAGAGGGCACCTGGAAGTCGGACTACAAGATCGTCAACAAGGGAACTCCCTTCACCGAGGCCATCTCTGCTGTCTCGTCGCTCATCTTTGCCTATGCTGGCACTCCCGCTTACTTTGCCATCGCTGCTGAGATGCGCAACCCCCAGCACTACACTCGATCTCTCATTGTCTGCCAGGCCGGCATGACCATCACCTACATTGTCATCGGCTGTGTTGTTTATGTCTACTGCGGCTCTTATGTTGCTACCCCCGCTCTTGGTTCTGCCGGTGCCATGATCAAGAAGGTTGCCTATGGTCTTGCCCTGCCCGGTCTCATTGCCTCGACCACCCTCGTCATTCAC TACTCTGCCAAGTACGCTTTCGTTCGCATGCTCCGTGGCTCTAAGCATCTCACTTCCAACTCTCTCACCCACTGGGTCACCTGGATCGGCTGCACTACCACTGCCACTATCATCGCCTACCTCATCGCCAGTGGCATTCCCGTCTTCGGAGGTCTCGTGTCTCTCGTCGGCGCTCTTCTCGGAACCCTGATGTCCTTCCAGCCTATGGGTTGCATGTGGCTCTACGACAACTGGGGTCGTCGCCGTGAGGCTACCCTTGGATGGTACCTGATGGTTGCCTACAGCGTCTTTGTTGTTATCTCTGGTACCTTTTTGATGATTGGTGGAACGTACGGTTCTATTGTTGGCATTATCGACTCCATGAAGGAGACTGGTGGCTCGCCAGCCTGGGCCTGCGCCGACAACTCCAACTCTGTCTAA